The DNA region TGTTTACCGACCAAGGGTGAGCACAATCATATATCCTGAATAAACAGTATGGCTCAATTCAACCATGCTTTTGAAGATGCCCTACCAAGACCATGTTCGACTAAACCTGCCGACCGTCTCAACCGTACCACAGGTCTACTCGTATTCgccgtcatcttcgtcgtccacctCTTGATGTACTTCCAGAATGCTGCTTCTACGGCGCCCCGGTGTCGACGTCACCTCGAGCGAGGACAGTATCGACTCGATCCCATCCCCGCTGAATCGattgtcgtcttcgccaGGATTTCCCAATGGCAGAAGACCTCCATCGTCACCACCACTGACAACAAACGAAGGCCGCAGTGGGGCAATTCCTGACTCATTGCTGTCGACAAACGGAGGCCGTTGTGATGCTTGTCCAGCGTTATGGGCACCGTTTTCAATAGACGAGGTTTGCGGAAGCCTCGGTTCCCAATCCACTGAGCGAAAAGTAGAGGAGGGTCGCTGTGACGCTTGACCTGGTCCAGGATTGTAAGCAGTGGAGCTACGTTGATCGGATAGATCTGATTCGTCCGACTCGTAACTTCCGCCCTCGTTCAATGACGCCATTAACATTTCCACCATGCCTTCGGACAGGTTCGACAGCACGGACGAGTTGCGATTCGCCGGTTCGTACGTGCTGGATGGTCTGCGGACGTCGGTCGTCGCGGCAATTGGGTCCGGCTCTAGATCTTCGGGCCGCAATCCTTCGGCCCACAGACGACTTTCTAGTGTCATTAACAGTTGATCATCGGCAAACATTGGTACGGAATGGGTCGATGCAGATGCCGGGCCCATGCTGCTTACCGGCATCCGATCCGGCTTTGCCGAATCATGCGTAGCCGTGGCCGATTGCGTGGACCGACTGTGACTAGTGACGGACACGTTGGACGATCCGACGGAGCTGGCCGAGCTCGTGCTTCTGTCCACCGTGCCTAAGGATTCTCCCCGAATATTGGCGGCCGACAAGTGCCGGATTCGGTTGGCCAGTCCCTGTCGCTTTTTGCGTTTCTGCAAGCTTTCCACTGCCGCGTTGCGCATTGATTGTATGTGCAAGTCGGGAGCCGGGGGTGACAATAGGTGTATCGCAGCGACGGCCTCTTGTTTCACTTCCGACACTCGTTTTTCCGCCGCCGTAGCCGTGGTCGCAATCGTACTCGAAGTCACCGTGCTCCTATTGGTCGTCACCGAAGACGCATCGTCGTCCAGGGAGGAGGATCGCGGACCGGCCCAGAGGCCTTGCGATTGCTATTGATATTGCTAGATTCCATCAGCGCCCGGAGCAAAACTTGGGCATCGTGTGGGTCCAACACTTCGTATTCCGACCCGGGTGATTGACGATTCGCATCTTGGTTGTCTATATCTCCTACATATTGTTGTAAGAATCGTCCTCGCCAATGCGTGGTCACGACTTGGATCAAGTCCGTGACCATTTTGCTGCGCTCTGTTTCCGTGGAATTGTTGTACATGGTTCGTTTGATATCGACGAGGACGCGTATCCGATTGTTGCCGGTGTGATTGGTCACGAGTGATGTGCCATCGGTAACAAAGACAACGTCGAGTGGATTGCGGACCCGTACCAATGGTCGTCGACGCATCCTCCCGACGTGTGTCGTGGGAGTGACTGGTCCTGCCGACCGGCACCGCCGGTGGAGAGGAGCCGCGGACGGGAGACGTCGGGTGGTATCCGCGTCATGGTCGTGGACGTGGTCGTGTTCTGCACCGTTGTCGAGGTGGTCGTATTCCGCCGACACCGCTGGGGACTTTCGAAAGGAGCGTCGGGCATCGGTGCGGGTGGatttctttttggaatccAACGCGGGGGTCATGGTTTCGGACACGCTGCGACGCAATAACGAAGGTCGGCGTCCCCGTTTCTTGGTGttatcatcgtcgtcgtcgttgtcttcatTGTTGTGGTTGATGTGGAACAGTGGCGATCCAGACGTGGCCTTGGGGGACGGTACCGCCGCGATCCCGACGGGACGGACCGAATCGGACGCGAGCAGGGAATCCCGAACGAATTGTTGGACCGATAATGGATCCAACTCGGTCCAGAGAGGTTCCGTGGATATTGTGGGGACTGCCGCTGGCGGAGACACTGTCTCGAGACTGGGTGTTGTGGCTGTTGATACTGAGGGTGTTATTGTTGCTGCTACTTCTGTAGTGGTAGCAGACGTGACCCAAAAGCGACCCTGCGGTTGACACTGTGTCGTCACCACGTGGATTAATTTCTGCACCACGGCTTGTACGTGTTCTTCTCCCCGTGTTGGCTCGCATTCGGACTGGTACAGATTCAGCAAGACTCGGAAACGATTGTTCCCTACgtgtgacgacgacaacgacgaggaggagaTGATGACGGTGGGTCGTACAAGGACAAGACCAACGTGTCGGGGAGATTAGTACACGCCGCGTCGTCACGAATGTACGGTTGAGACTGTAACAAGACGTCGTAATTGCCAATGATCGAGTCGACGGGGACCGTTGGGGAAGATCGTACCGTGGCGTCGTTTCGGTGCGGAACGGATACCGGACTACTCGGGCGTGCAGGAggtgatgacgacgacaacgacatgaaaGGAGGATGATGCAAGTGGAGTGGTGTCGACAGATCGTGGATAGAACGTATGATACGGTACGGTTTGAGACGCCTCGCCTCGTCTttgctacacacacaatcccCAACACTCGCCCCGATCAGTCAAGGTGTGATGCGTTCGGCTCCGGGGAGAAAAAAGGAACCGGACCCAAACGTATCCCAAACCGGTCTTTTTCGGACTTATGTTACACAGTTCTATCTACCGTAGCACTGGGGGTAGACTGTAGTTGCTTCGGTAGGTacgtaggtaggtaggttgAATAGTAAGTAACTGTACTCTTGGTACTGAATCAACCCGTGCGCGTGTCGGCGGGACCCTTCGTATCGGTCGAACGGGTAATAGTGAGTACCACTCGTACGTCACAGGGCGTGGCGGGACACGTTCGAAGGAGGGGGGTAGAGACACGCTCGCGACTCGGGTCACCCCGTATACAGACCCGACTACTGTAGGGTGACGACATACTGTCACGGGTAGGTCTGTCCGACTGTGAGTATATCACGAGTGTCAACTTCACGAACCGGACGTCACGGCATGTGACGTCACGATTCCCTcacccccccccccccccccccatcAAGGTCTGTTGAGGGGACCCTTCCGTGACAACACGTCATCCACGACAAACGTCGACGTCAGTCCGCGCCGCAGGATATATCTATAATCTATATTCGTTGGCGAGCATTTGGGTCCGTTCCGACAGGGAACGAAAACCTGCGACGACGAATCACGAAAGAATACGCCtacaattgactgtgagagacTTTTCGACGGGGGAAGTGCGAATTCTGGGCCCCGAGTTGTTCGTTCGTGTCCAAATTCGCCACGCCAAAATCTTTCCTACCGTACCAACATCCAAATATCGATCGACACCTACATACATACATCTTATCAATCTGTAttgcattgttgttggattgACAGTCAAGgttgattcacagtcaagattGATATCATCATACTGATCATTCGTTTTGTATTGATCAATCTTTCGACGAACGACTGTGACGTTGATTGATTCATTCCTTGTTCGACTTGACGACTACTTTTACCACAGTATGTTTCGATCGGTtgcttctttggcgttgCGCGGTAGTATTGGTACTGGACGAGGCGTTGCACAAAGCCCGCGCGTCGTACCGTTCGGATCGGCCGTCACGGTACGCCATTCCAGTAACAGTCACACGAACAGTAGTAGTCACACGCCGGAACGCTTGCGGTACAATGTCATTCCCAAGTCAGACTTTGGAGCCTTTAAGGAATATTCCGTCATTCACACGGACCGGTCCTTGAATCTCATGAGTGATCCCTTTCAACGCGTCATGCGGGATCTTAACGAACTACTCAAGGTCACCTACAATGCTGATAAGGTTGTCATCCTACCCGGGTACGTACAGTTGTGAATGTTGTGTAGGTTTAGGGTGTGTATATCTGTGTGTCTAGTTGTGTGTATTTGTGTAGTGTTGTTCCAGGTTGGTGGTGTGCAAAGTGAACTCTGGGACCGTGACTGATTATCGCACCATTGCGACCCCAACCCTCACTTATATATCATTCCCCACTGCAGATCCGGTACGTTTGGCATGGAAGCCGTAGCTCGTCAGTTTGCACAGAACGAACACGTCATGGTCATTCGCAACGGTTGGTTCTCCTACCGCTGGACCGAGATTTTCGAAATGGGGTCGTCCGAACCCGGGGTGGAAGCCGGAGGTGTCGGGGCCGGCATTCCCACGTCCCACACCGTCCTCAAGGCCCAACCCGTACCCGTCCCTGGGAACGACACGGgcagcagcaacaccaaAACGACACACTTTGCCCCGCATCCCATTCAAGACGTGGTCTCACGGATTCATCAGGAACGACCCGCCGTCTTGTTCGCTCCCCACGTCGAAACATCCACCGGTATGATGCTTCCCGACGAATACATACAAAAGGCCGCCCAAGCCATGCACGACATTGGTGGACTCTTTGTCCTCGATTGCATCGCCTCCGGAACCGTATGGGTCGACATGAAGGCGCTTGGGGTGGACGTGCTCATCTCCGCACCGCAAAAGGGATGGACCGGTCCACCCTGCGCCGCACTCGTCATGATGAGCGACCGAGCCGTCGCCCGCATGTCACAAACCTCCGAAACATCCTTCAGTATGAGTCTGAAACGATGGGCCGCACTCATGGACACGTACGAAAAGGGCGGATTCGCCTACCACACCACCATGCCCACGGATGCCCTCCGCGATTTTCACGAAATATCCGTCGAAACCTTGCGTTTCGGTCTACCCGAACTCAAGACGGCACAATTGAATTTGGGATGGTGGGCTCGTGGTACCCTCGATCGCAAGGGTCTCGTCTCGGTAGCCGCACCCGGATTCCAAGCACCCGGTGTGCTCGTTTACTACAGTCCCTCGCAAACCGACAATCCCGTCATGATGAGCTCCTTTAAGGCGCAGGGACTCCAAATTGCCATGGGCGTGCCTTGGAAAATTGACGAACCGGAAGGCCTCAAAACCTTCCGCATTGGACTCTTTGGATTGGACAAACTGGGCAAACCCGACGAGACGATTCGTGTcatggaagaagccttggATCAGGTTTTGGACAGTGTGGGGCACACGGCCAAGAGCAAAAAAGTGGCCTAGACACATGCAGGTGTGGGTCGCGTCTCCACTCCATGTTTTCCATTCCCACGGTGTGCACCCTCTTGTCTCCTACTATGTATGAACTACCATAAGCACTAGACGTTTCTGCTTTTTTTCTATTGCCATTTACATAATTGCACCCATTGGGGCTAAGATTCCGGTATTTCTATTGGCTCCTGTCCACGATAGGTATCGGTAGTTCGTGAGGCGTTTGTGTCATTGTGCTCACAGTCGATCCAGTCTAACCAAACCCCGCAAAGTTGCCCAGCCAGAGTAGGACCATTCCACCCACCAGCGTTTCGGCGCCGAACCACCAGGGCTTACCGCACACTTGTATCCACTGCTTCGTTCTCCTACCGCTACTGTGAGACGAACGTACGGATTCTTCGTCGCCATCGACCGGAGTGACGGGGGTTGGTTCGCTCACAAGAGAGGGTTGGCGGGTTGGCGCCATGCTCCCAAATCCCATATCAACAACCGACGGTACGCTGCTGGGACCCGAGTTGGAACCAAAACGAACGCTCGGTAGATTGCTCAGCACGTCACGCGGCGCCCCGGTGGGTACCGCACTCGGTTGGTCACTGGGATTGCCCACGGGCGTAACACTCGGAACTTTGCTAGGCATGTCGCTGGGGACAGCGGTAGCGACGGGGGAAACAGTGGTCGGAGCACTCAGCAAATTCGTCAAAATGAatgttttcgttgtgttgCAGCCGAAATTCCCGTCTACGCGTGCCAAGAGTACTTTCGTTGCGGCGTTTTCCAGCCAATACAATTCGACAAAGCTTGccttgacgggttggaatGTCAAGAAACCGTCGCAGAACTGGTCAAAAATGGTAAAGGAATAGCTCTGGTTTTCCGGTAAACCGATTAACTCTGTAATCCAAACATCTGTGGCCTCTGGTCCGTACTCTGGACCGGCGTAAACGACATTGCCACCTTCGTCTTTCAATTCAAAAGTGGTCTCGGCCGGCAGCATATCGTACGCTATCTCAATTCGTAGGACTGGCGCTTCATCTGCTATCCCGGGACAGTCGGCCGGAGGATTAAGGGATAATCGACATACCTGGTCGGCAATCCAACGACTGATGCCACTCACTCGAGTGTTGACACCAGAAAAGTCGGGGAGCCCACAGCCAACgccaaaggaaacaattCCCACAACAAGCGTCCCATCGCTTGTTACTACAGGACCACCGGAATCTCCTTGACAGGTATCCCGACCCCCACCCGGGAACCCAGTACACATCATTACGTCTGGTTCCAGCTCGACGTTCGCGTACTGAGCGTTGCAAGTGTCGAAATCGACGGCGAGTAGGGTCGTCCGCATCAACTGTGTTGATCTTCCGCCCTGAAACTCCGTCGTACCAAAGCCCATTACCGTCAGGTTGTCACCCGTCATTGGATTCTCCTCATTACTGTTAATTCCTATAGTTTCCTTTTGCGACGGCTTCGTCAAGCGTGATAGCATGGCATCATGAGAGCTggtctgactgtgaatatcATAGTCTGCGTTCCGAATCTCCATATCGATTGTGTGGAACTCCGCACCTTCAGTTATTTCACCAAACCGATGATGGCCGATGAGCACACCTTGATCAAATTGCCCACTGCAGTGAGCAGCGGATAGAATGATATCGTCATGAATCAGTGTAGCCCCACAAATACCGGAACCGGGTGAACCCGACGACGATGCATACCAGGGAAACTCGCCAGGTATTGCCTCCTCACCACCAATGATGCGCGATTCTACGCGCTTGGCGTCATTGGTCAATGGCTCTCGAGCACTGCTAGAATCCACCAATCGATACTCCGATACGGACCACAAAGCCGAAGCAACCGCCGCCGCCCTATACACCAATAGGACGGCTATCACGGTAGCTGTCGACGAACTGGAGCGCAACCAGATCAGCATGCTGTCATGGAACCCCGCTGCTGAACTCGGATACCCTTGCGCAATGGCAAAGACCGCTGAGTACCCTGGTTAAACTTCTTTCTTAGCAATAAGCAGAATGTTACTACTAGTCAGAAAATGGTTGGGCAAGCCAAAAGGCATCGAGCGAGGGGCCCAAGCTCACTTTTCCCCTCCGAACGATGTCCGGTGGCAGAAGGGCCCATGAACTCAGTCATCTCGGAATTTTATCACTAAATCTAATTGGTTGAAAAGTCTGGACGACATATAATAGTATGGTATGCGATAGAGTTTTGGTCTAATGatattaactgtaaagaacCGGTGAAAGTTTGACTGCTTTCTCTCCATTGCAATAGGCGAACGAACGACCTCCTTGGACCAATGCACGAAGAGGAGACGCACGAAGTATATCGACCACTACTACCAATTGAAACTGAACAACAGACCATAACGCTGCTTCGGTGAGAGAGCCACGAATCCAAGACTATGTATGATCGGATAGATTCTGTGTGCTCGAGCAGACACAGTGTCGTGTGGCGGAGTCAGAATTCTTTTCGTTAATTGTCTCATACCTTTCAGCCTACAAATTATCGTTGAAgccatttccaaagaaagcATCAGAATCGCAGAGCAGGAACTCTTCTTCAGACACAGCGGAAATTCCCTTCAGTTTGAGTTTTTGGTTAAAACGGTGCCAATCGGATCGAAAATGTGCACGATAGGAAGACGCATTGGCAAAATGACCACCGCAGGTATTGCATGGCTTCCCTTCCGTGCTATTGCCCGCCACATTTGTTTGGATAGCGGGATTTTCGAGTTCCTTCTCGACTGGCTGCTCTTGGGCGCCTTTCTCTTGCAGCCGTCCTACATTGGCAAATAGTTCGTCGCGGTCACGCCTCTGTGCCTTTTTATTCTTTTTCTGAGCTTTTCGTTGACTACCACGTCGGGACGACCCGTCGTTTCCTTGTAAAACATCTTTTGTGCTGCTATATCGCTCATCCTCGCCAGCACGGCTAACGCCGTGTGTCTGTAAGCGTatttcttcaattttgtcCACCAATTCTGCGGCCTCCTCGTCAGATGAAGAATATTCCGCAATGCTCGTCTGCATTCCCTTCCTCGAGTTTTCAGGAGTGTCATCTGTTGTATTGAAATGCAATTCCTGTTCCAGCTCGACATTTCCTTGTTGAGTAACGACTTGCTGGAGAATCTCTAGTTTCCCACTTTGAAGCCGACTGGCAAGTTCATCTAGTGCTCGGTACATGGACGGATCCACCTGTAATATGAAAACGGACGACTGCGTAGCGGAATCGTTTGACTCTTTAATAAGACGATGCGGAATATCCTTGAGACCTTCCTCCACCATCGACTCTTCCCCGCGTGCGTATTGTAGCGACAATTCCATCTTGGCACGCTCAATAGGAATCACatctttcaaaaacttgactGCATCCAAATATTGTCGCTTGATTGCCTTGTGAGTCTGAACTGCGTAATTTTTTTGCAATACGTGTTTGATTTGTGAAACTGTATACGGTCGACAGGTGTCAGGATGAACGCAGTTGTTGGCCACCCACGTCGCGATTTGACTCAATGTATTTTGAATCTGTTGATTACGTTCCAGATCTGATACCTGCAGACTGTTGCCCTGTTCCAAGATAATCTTGGCGATCGCTTCCTCGTCGTGTGTACCAAAGGCTTTTTCGAGGTCTTTGGTTTTAGCGAATTCTCCTTTCGAAACGTTGGTAAAGATCCGATCTGTCTGTAGTACTTCCGAAAGATCCGTCTCCAGACCCGCGCGGAAATCCATTACCTTGTTGCGGTAACAAGCGATTTCGAAGCGTCGGCCCGACCTGTTAAACCGCACGACTGCTACATTAGTCAGTCGGACTTGGTTGATGGGCTGATTGATTTGACGCGACATGGATCCAGGAAGAACTTCGGTGCTGATAGGGGTTCAATGACGAGATCTGCTTGCTACACTAGTTTTGCGAGATGCTATCTTTTTGCGAGCAACGATAGTGTTGTCATTGAAGCATACGTCCGCCTACGGGTTTTTCGATATTGTTTGTTTCGCTTTATTTGAAtgggattgactgtgagtgggCCAACTTGATGGACTCGTGGAGGAGTTACTGGTAAAATAGGGGGAAGCGAATCGAAGGCCGGACTACCGAAAGGTGAGCCAGACAGACGTGTAGTGGCAATCGTGGCTCTTGTGGGATTGTCCTATACTCGGTTGATTTGTCTATGAATTTGAAACCCACCTTTTACTGAGTTTGCCTGGAGTCTCCatgtatttactgttagctctAAAAAGCTATCTCTGGAACCTTACGTCACCTTAGTACATGGTGCGGGAGCATCGATCAAGTTTGAGCTTCTAGTTTGGCGAGTATGGCAGGAATGTTCCCAAAAGCccttttgaaaaaggcatCAACTTGGCGCACAGGCTCGGTACAACCGACGAATGGCAAACAATGAGTCGCCGATGTTTCGTCTGCAACGCACACATCAAAGCACAGATTCCTTGGTGTTTGGCAACGGCAAAGCATCGTCAATTTCCTCTGGCGAATACCCTAAATTCTGGAGTTCCTTGCGCTGCTTCAGTAATTCAAACACAGTCCTGTGACGCTCCTGCGCCAgtttttctttggccaaATCCTCTTCAACGCGCGCCACATGCAATTTC from Phaeodactylum tricornutum CCAP 1055/1 chromosome 23, whole genome shotgun sequence includes:
- a CDS encoding predicted protein, whose product is MSLSSSSPPARPSSPVSVPHRNDATSECEPTRGEEHVQAVVQKLIHVVTTQCQPQGRFWVTSATTTEVAATITPSVSTATTPSLETVSPPAAVPTISTEPLWTELDPLSVQQFVRDSLLASDSVRPVGIAAVPSPKATSGSPLFHINHNNEDNDDDDDNTKKRGRRPSLLRRSVSETMTPALDSKKKSTRTDARRSFRKSPAVSAEYDHLDNGAEHDHVHDHDADTTRRLPSAAPLHRRCRSAGPVTPTTHVGRMRRRPLVRVRNPLDVVFVTDGTSLVTNHTGNNRIRVLVDIKRTMYNNSTETERSKMVTDLIQVVTTHWRGRFLQQYVGDIDNQDANRQSPGSEYEVLDPHDAQQSQGLWAGPRSSSLDDDASSVTTNRSTVTSSTIATTATAAEKRVSEVKQEAVAAIHLLSPPAPDLHIQSMRNAAVESLQKRKKRQGLANRIRHLSAANIRGESLGTVDRSTSSASSVGSSNVSVTSHSRSTQSATATHDSAKPDRMPVSSMGPASASTHSVPMFADDQLLMTLESRLWAEGLRPEDLEPDPIAATTDVRRPSSTYEPANRNSSVLSNLSEGMVEMLMASLNEGGSYESDESDLSDQRSSTAYNPGPGQASQRPSSTFRSVDWEPRLPQTSSIENGAHNAGQASQRPPFVDSNESGIAPLRPSFVVSGGDDGGLLPLGNPGEDDNRFSGDGIESILSSLEVTSTPGRRRSSILEVHQEVDDEDDGEYE
- a CDS encoding alanine glyoxylate aminotransferase (Hypothetical protein with putative alanine glyoxylate aminotransferase domain; however, strong alignment with putative serine-pyruvate aminotransferase, an enzyme in the photorespiratory pathway that catalyzes the conversion of serine to hydroxypyruvate; DBGET notes that these two enzymes may be identical (EC 2.6.1.44 an), producing the protein MFRSVASLALRGSIGTGRGVAQSPRVVPFGSAVTVRHSSNSHTNSSSHTPERLRYNVIPKSDFGAFKEYSVIHTDRSLNLMSDPFQRVMRDLNELLKVTYNADKVVILPGSGTFGMEAVARQFAQNEHVMVIRNGWFSYRWTEIFEMGSSEPGVEAGGVGAGIPTSHTVLKAQPVPVPGNDTGSSNTKTTHFAPHPIQDVVSRIHQERPAVLFAPHVETSTGMMLPDEYIQKAAQAMHDIGGLFVLDCIASGTVWVDMKALGVDVLISAPQKGWTGPPCAALVMMSDRAVARMSQTSETSFSMSLKRWAALMDTYEKGGFAYHTTMPTDALRDFHEISVETLRFGLPELKTAQLNLGWWARGTLDRKGLVSVAAPGFQAPGVLVYYSPSQTDNPVMMSSFKAQGLQIAMGVPWKIDEPEGLKTFRIGLFGLDKLGKPDETIRVMEEALDQVLDSVGHTAKSKKVA
- a CDS encoding predicted protein, with the translated sequence MLIWLRSSSSTATVIAVLLVYRAAAVASALWSVSEYRLVDSSSAREPLTNDAKRVESRIIGGEEAIPGEFPWYASSSGSPGSGICGATLIHDDIILSAAHCSGQFDQGVLIGHHRFGEITEGAEFHTIDMEIRNADYDIHSQTSSHDAMLSRLTKPSQKETIGINSNEENPMTGDNLTVMGFGTTEFQGGRSTQLMRTTLLAVDFDTCNAQYANVELEPDVMMCTGFPGGGRDTCQGDSGGPVVTSDGTLVVGIVSFGVGCGLPDFSGVNTRVSGISRWIADQVCRLSLNPPADCPGIADEAPVLRIEIAYDMLPAETTFELKDEGGNVVYAGPEYGPEATDVWITELIGLPENQSYSFTIFDQFCDGFLTFQPVKASFVELYWLENAATKVLLARVDGNFGCNTTKTFILTNLLSAPTTVSPVATAVPSDMPSKVPSVTPVGNPSDQPSAVPTGAPRDVLSNLPSVRFGSNSGPSSVPSVVDMGFGSMAPTRQPSLVSEPTPVTPVDGDEESVRSSHSSGRRTKQWIQVCGKPWWFGAETLVGGMVLLWLGNFAGFG
- a CDS encoding predicted protein; translated protein: MSRQINQPINQVRLTNVAVVRFNRSGRRFEIACYRNKVMDFRAGLETDLSEVLQTDRIFTNVSKGEFAKTKDLEKAFGTHDEEAIAKIILEQGNSLQVSDLERNQQIQNTLSQIATWVANNCVHPDTCRPYTVSQIKHVLQKNYAVQTHKAIKRQYLDAVKFLKDVIPIERAKMELSLQYARGEESMVEEGLKDIPHRLIKESNDSATQSSVFILQVDPSMYRALDELASRLQSGKLEILQQVVTQQGNVEL